GACTACGTGTCCGGTCAGGAAGCGTCTTTCTCTGATCTCGCCGAGGAGGTGGTGCCAGGGCTCTTCTGACGTGACATGAGGCCTCCGCCCGCGGCATCTGACGTTCTTCCCCGTCGTCAGAATGTTGATCGGACGACGTATCGACGTCGGCTGACCTGAAGTGCTGATGCGCCCGGCGGGAGGGGACCTGATATCACGGCTGAGTCTCTGGTAGAGCCTGAGGGTTTGCCCTATCGGCGTGACTGAGAGGGTGAGCACATGCGCAGCGCAGCCCGATCGCCGCGCCCGCACGAGCCAGTGATGCCGGAACGGATCGTGGAACTGCTGACTCCGGCCTTGGGTGCCGGAGATGTGTTCGTCGACGCCACCCTTGGGCTCGGCGGTCACAGCGCGGAGATACTGCGCGAGCGGCCTAGCACTTGGGTCATAGGGATCGACCTAGACAGTCAGGCGCTTGCCGCGGCTGGCGAATTCATCGGGACGGCGTCACATCTGGATCTCGTGCATTCCAGGTTCGACGCCCTGCGCGAGATCCTCAGTGACCTTGATGCTGGAGCACCGTCAGCGGTGCTATTCGACCTCGGCGTGTCAAGCCTTCAGTTGGACAGCGACGAGCGGGGGTTCGCCTATTCTCGTGACACAAGCCTGGATATGCGCATGGACTCAGAAGGTTCTATGAGCGCGGCGGATGTTGTGAATAGCTACAGCACAGGGGAGTTGGCGAGGGTGTTCTTCCAGTACGGAGAGGAACGCCACGCACGGAGAATCGCGACCGCTATCGCACGGCGCAGAGACGAGCACGCGATCCAGACATCCGGTGAGTTGACCGACGTGATTTGGCAGGCTCTCCCGGCCGCGGCGCGGCGCAAGGGCGGACATCCCGCCAAGCGCGTATTCCAGGCGCTGCGCATTGAGGTGAACGAGGAACTGATCGCGCTGCGCGCCGGGCTGGCTGCCGCTCTGGCAGTAGTCAGAGTCGGGGGGCGTGTCGCGGTGTTGTCCTACCACTCGCTGGAAGACAGGATCGTCAAACGAGCGTTCGCGGCGGGGATCAAGCCGGCAGTGTTGCCTGGCCTGCCGGTGATACCGCAGGAGTCTCAACCATGGCTTGAGGCGCTGACTCGTGGAGCTGAGCGGCCGAGCCAGACCGAAGTCGCCAGAAACCCGAGAGCTGCCTCGGCGCGTCTACGGGCCGTTGTAAAGATTCGGGAGACCATCGGAGTGGAGGTGGGCGCATGAGTACTCTGTTGCGACCCCGCCTTGTCTCTAGCCCGGAAGCTGGGCAGACTGACGCGGACGACTCGCCTCGGTCGCATCGGTCGCACAGACGGCGGGCAAACCGGCCGCGGAGTCGGCGCGTTGGGTCATATGAGGGAACGCCACGCGGATCAATGGGCACGGTGTCATTCGTGCTTCTGGTCGCCGCGATCCTGTCCGGAGGACTGATCGCGCTGCTGGTAATCAATAACTCTCTGGCACAAGGCTCCTTCGATCAGGCGAGATTGAGGGCGGAGAGCACTCGGCTGTTCGAACAGGAACAGGCCATGCGCCAGGAAGTTGAAAGACTGTCATCGCCGGGGGATCTGTCGAAGCGGGCCAAAGCGCTCGGCCTGGTTCCGGCTGCCACGATCGCATACCTGGACGTGGCGTCAGGCAGGATCTTGGGAGTGCCGCTCGCGGCCGGGGTCGCAGCGACCGCGCAGACCCAAGAAGACACAGTTCCCGCCCAAGACGCACCAGAGGCCGCGCCAGGCTCACTTGACCCGGCCATCGATTCCGCGACGACAGATTCCAGCGTGGAACCAGAATCGGGTAGCGGCGACGGCGCGACTATCTCCGGTGGAACCGCCTACGACCGGGCCGTAGTGAGCGGTGGAGGGTGATGAGCACTCGTACACCCACTCGACCGAAGACGCGCCCCGGGCCAGCCGCTGTGCCGCCACGGAACCGTCCGTTCAGACTCGCTGACTCACGGCGCAGGATCCAAGTGCTGCTGGTCGGTTTCGGATTTCTGCTGAGCCTATTCGGGGCTCGGCTGTTGGAGCTGCAGGCGATCAGGGGCGACGAACTGGCTGCTTCCGCCTTGGGTCAGCGCATCGTGACTTCGCCGATTCCCGCTACGCGGGGCAAGATCACCGACAACAAGGGAAGGCCCCTGGCTGTCTCGGTTGAGGTGCGTGACATCACAGCGGATCAACAGGTGGTTGGACCAGATGGGCCGGCGGCCGCCGAAGTCCTGTCGCCGATTCTGGAGATGCCAGCTGCCGAACTGGAGCCTTTGCTAACCGGTACTAAGCGGTTCATCTACTTGAAGAAGGCCGTTCCGCCGCAGGTTTGGCGCGACATTCAGACCTGGCGGGCCGACGCGAACAACACCGGCAGAGTTCTGCAGGGAATATTCAGCGAGCGGCGCACGATCCGGGATTACCCGAACGGGTCACTATCCGCGGGTGTTGTCGGGTTCGTCAACGACGAAGGGCGGGGGGCCGTCGGGCTTGAGTACGGCCTCGACGCCGAGCTGGCGGGCACTCCGGGATCGGTGACCTACGAACGGTCGGCCGAGGGCACCGAGATACCGACTTCGGACGTTCAGCGCGTCGACCCCCAGCCGGGGACCGACGTGCGCCTGACGCTGGACGCGGATCTGCAGTGGGCTGCCCAGAATGCCGTAGCCGCCATGGTCAAGAAATCGAAGTCCGATTTCGGGATGGCCGTCGTGATTGAGATCGGCACCGGCCGCGTCCTGGCCATGGTGACGGCTCCCAGCTTTGACCCCAACGATCCAGGCAAGGTAAAGCCGGAACGCTGGACCAATCGGCCAGTGACATGGGGAATGGAACCTGGGTCCACGGCGAAGCTGATGTCAATCTCAGCGGTACTGGACCAAGGTGCGCTGAATCCGCGCAGCAAAGTCGTTGTCCCGGGCTTGTTGACCCGGGGCAGCAGAGTATTCCGCGATTCCCACGCTCACGGAATAGAGCAATTGACCCTCGCGGGGGTGCTGGCT
This DNA window, taken from Candidatus Nanopelagicales bacterium, encodes the following:
- the rsmH gene encoding 16S rRNA (cytosine(1402)-N(4))-methyltransferase RsmH, encoding MRSAARSPRPHEPVMPERIVELLTPALGAGDVFVDATLGLGGHSAEILRERPSTWVIGIDLDSQALAAAGEFIGTASHLDLVHSRFDALREILSDLDAGAPSAVLFDLGVSSLQLDSDERGFAYSRDTSLDMRMDSEGSMSAADVVNSYSTGELARVFFQYGEERHARRIATAIARRRDEHAIQTSGELTDVIWQALPAAARRKGGHPAKRVFQALRIEVNEELIALRAGLAAALAVVRVGGRVAVLSYHSLEDRIVKRAFAAGIKPAVLPGLPVIPQESQPWLEALTRGAERPSQTEVARNPRAASARLRAVVKIRETIGVEVGA
- a CDS encoding penicillin-binding protein 2 is translated as MSTRTPTRPKTRPGPAAVPPRNRPFRLADSRRRIQVLLVGFGFLLSLFGARLLELQAIRGDELAASALGQRIVTSPIPATRGKITDNKGRPLAVSVEVRDITADQQVVGPDGPAAAEVLSPILEMPAAELEPLLTGTKRFIYLKKAVPPQVWRDIQTWRADANNTGRVLQGIFSERRTIRDYPNGSLSAGVVGFVNDEGRGAVGLEYGLDAELAGTPGSVTYERSAEGTEIPTSDVQRVDPQPGTDVRLTLDADLQWAAQNAVAAMVKKSKSDFGMAVVIEIGTGRVLAMVTAPSFDPNDPGKVKPERWTNRPVTWGMEPGSTAKLMSISAVLDQGALNPRSKVVVPGLLTRGSRVFRDSHAHGIEQLTLAGVLAESSNIGTILASEEIGGRKLYDYLKAYGVGEPSGVDYPGAQTGYVPAPSDWSDSTFPTLAFGQGMSLTALQIANIVATIGNDGVRVQPRLIDGMVRPDGTSTATAPVEQGRVISRKTAQTMQRMMQLVLQEGGTAAGEGVPGYLMGGKTGTALRYDEKCGCYSGYTASFLGMAPADEPRLAVGAWFDHPRAGYYGSELAAPVVKKIMTAALASQNIPATGGKPAHFPLRADGPR